The window ACCTGCCCAGGCTGCCCCCTGGAGCCAGCGTCCTGGGGTCTCTGTGCGGCATCCAGCAACGTGAGCTTGCAGGACCCCGAGGACCCCTCCTTCTTCTTGGAAGCTGAGGACGACTGGGAGGACCCAGAGGCCCTGAGctcactgctgctgttcctgaACGCCCCCGGGTACAAGGCCAGCTTCTGTGGCCTGTACGACGTGGCACTGCCATGGCTGAGCAGCATGTTCTGCAGCTTTAGCTACGAGGAGGAGCTgactgagtgcctggcacatgcccGAGGGGCGGCCAAGAAAGCTGGCCTCTTCATGACCAGAGTCCGTGCCATCGTGGACTGCCTGGTGGCCCTGGCCTGGCTTCACGTGCTTCATGGACAGAGCCTGGTGACCCTGAACATCCTGCAGTCTGTCCAGGATGCAGTGGTGGCCAGAGAGGACCAGAGGGTGTAATGGCCAACATGCTGGCCGTGGCTGTGAAGAGGACAGGCCGGACGAGGCAGGCAGCTGAGGGCTACTACTGCGCCTTATGAGCGGCTTGGGACCTGGGCCATTGGAGGAACCAGGCAGTGGTGCTGGCCAATTTCGGGACCCTGTGCCTGCATGCAAGTGCCAGCAGGCTGGCCCAGCACTACCTCCTGGGGGCCATGCAGCTGTTCTCgaggctgccctgcagggagtgTGGCCGAGACTTCACCCACGTACTCCTGCAGCTGGGCCACCTCTGCACCCGCCAGGGCCCAGCCCAGCAGGGCAAGGGCTACTATGAGTGGGCCCTTCTGGTCACCGTAGAAATAGGCCATGTGGAGAGTGAGTGCCCTAGTTCCTCCTGTGAGCCTTCTGGGGCCACTCGGGTCAGGGCTCACCTGGGGTTTATGATTCAGAAACAAGTGGTGGTTTTTGCACCATCGAAAGTGCTGAGCCATGTCCagcagcagatgttggcaagcgccctggagacaggcggttcccatgcagggccaggccctctgtggcctactgaggcagccagctcttcctggtttgcccagggacCATCCTGCCTTGGGCACTGAAAGTCCTGCATGCTGGGAATTCCTAGACATAACCCTGGGATCAAGGCAGGCTCGGCTGCGCTGGGACTTCGGGCCCCACCATGAGCCAGGCCCTGAACACCAGTTCTTGTGCCCGTGTTATCTGCTTGGTATGTTGGCAGCctgcgcacctgtcatcccacttCACAGAGGACACGGGGGCGGGTGATTGCCCAAAGCCGCAGAGCAGTTCATGCAAAAGCAGCTCGTTGTGCagtgtgccaggccccacccacaaaTGGGGCTTGTGGGGTCCTCGGGTGGCAGAGACTGAGCGTGGGAATGTGAGCTTCAGGCCACAGAAGCCACAAAAGGGTGAATGGCGTGATGGCGGGGCAGCACTTGGCCCTGGGTTAGGGAAGCCTCTTTAGTCTAGAACCAGAGGGTTGAGAGCATTTAGTCAAGTAATAGTTGGTGGAGGAGAGGCTGGTGGTGTAGCCTGTGTGAAGGCCTAGGGGTgagagagtgggggtgagtggTGGTGAGTGAGTGGAGGTGTGATGGAGTGAGTGGGGATGAGTGGGggggtgtgagcggggatgagtggggtgtgatggggtgagtgagcgggttgagtggggtgtgagtgggggtgagtgagcgggagtggtagcggggatgagtggggtgggagcggggatgagtggggtgtgatggggtgagtgagcgggagagtGAGCGGGGTGAGTGGGGTGTgaatgggggtgagtgagcgggagtggtagcggggttgagtggggtgtgagcggggatgagtgaacAGGGCTTATGCAGGGAGGTGCAGAGTTGGGAGGGAGTGGGTTGGGTGCTGGATGGTGAGAAGCTCTTCTGGAGAGCtaagcagggcctggggcctcaggctgtggcttggccttttccgcaagagcactggggagccatggagtgcTATCGAACAGTCACTGCAGACTGAGCAGTGAACGGACAGTAGGTGGGCAGGGCTGTCCGAAATCTAGGCCACAGAgaatagatgaggaagttgagtccAGGGAAATGGCTGAGACAAGGGATACTGTTGTGGGACCCTCTGTCTTGCAGCGCTTTGTCATGGCATAGTGAGACCACTCAGAGGTGCCTCCTGTGACCTGGACCAGAGCCCCAGGGGCTGTGACCAAAGCTGCCCATttccagcacaggcctggcacccACTCCTGGCCCTAGGAGGGATAAGATTTTGGAAAGGACCGTGTGAAGGGGCCCCGGTCCCACACATCTGCCCAAGGAGGGTTGGGGGGTTCAGACCCAGGCTTCTTCCCCAGGGACATTCTCTTACTGGAAGGAGACCTTCCAGGAACCCAGTGCCCCagctcccactgcagcctccagtggcTCTTGGCACAATAGCCTGTGGTACCTCCTCCTACGAGGCCCTCCCCGGGGTGCTGGGGGATTCAGACTTGGAAATGCAGGCCAGGGAACGGGGATcatgcttccctgtctccccaccctgcgCTGAACGATCGAGGAGACCAAGGGCGGGGCTGATACCCCACATGCTTCCTTGGGgtcatttttgagtcactttcGGTAGTTTGTGTCCTTCTAAGAATTTGGCTGTTGTGTCTAGATGGTCTGgtttgttggtgtacaattgttcgtagtgttttcgtggaatccttttatttctgtcaggtcggcaataatgtttccttttcatttctgattttagaaacttgggtttgtaattttttatttcttcatttttattagagatggggtctcatcatgttcccccgggctggtcttgaatgctggcctcacgatccttccacctcagcctcacaaagtgctgggatgacaggcgtcagccatggtgctcagtctctgattttagtcatttgtgtCCCGTCTTTCTTTCCTCGGTCAGTCTAGTGAACAATTTGtcaattgtgttattttcaaaaaacccaccttcggttctgttatctcttttgtttttccattctctgtatttttactttccatttccactctcacgtttattattttcttccttttattcactttgggtttagttctttttctagtttctcaaggtggaaggttaggtttttgatttgagatttttcttctttctttgaatgtagacatttacagttataaatttccctttcagcactgccttagctgcatcttggaatttttgatacgttgtgctatttttatttttaaagacagagttttgctctattgcccaggctggggtgcagtggtgcaatcttggcccactgcaacttctactcAGGTTAGAgccattcttatgcctcagcctcccgagtagctggaattacagatgtgcaccactccacccggctaatttttgtattttttttaaatatagagacgggatttcaccatgtttcccaggctgatctcaaactccgggactcaagcgatgctcctgcctcggcctcccacagtgctgggatgagaggcgtgagccaccgcactggccgggGCTGTGCGtttgtttgcattcttctcaaattagtttttggtttccctgctggtctctttgactcactggttgtttaggagtgtgtagttttcacatattttttgaatttcccacatttccttcactgtcgatttccagttttgtgccagtacagctgaagaacacctctgctttggtctcagtccttctccattcactgaggctcgttttgtggcctggcacatggtctgtCATGGGGAATGTCCCATGGGTGCTCGAGAGGACTGTGTATTcggctgttgttgggtggcgtgTGTGACAGATGTCCATTCGGCGTACCTGGTTTCCTATGTTAATCTCCGGAATGTTTCTGACACTAGAAAATCaggctttgggagaggccagtgagCCTGTGGCTAGGGAGCCTGGTTGCATGAGAGAAGCATGTGTGGGAACGCCAGGGGCCAGCTTTGAATCCCATTCCCCCAACATGATGCCATGTGTGGCAGACGTGATGCTTGGCTTTGCTCTCTCAGGGTTCCATCTGTGACAGGGGCCACTTGTGCCCCTGGCCTCATCAGCTCAGGCTGAAGGCAGCCCTGATCCTGGCCAGAGGGTCTTTGTGAAGCAGAAATAGATGGCCTGGTGCAGGTGCCAAGCCCCTGCTGTTCACTCTGTGTCCATCCACAACCTCGGCCCTGGGAGTTGTAAAGAAGGCCGGCCTGTACCATGAGCATCTACACCAAGATGTGCCCATGTCACAGTGTGCTTGGCGTCTGCCCTGGCACAGGTGCATGGCCTGTCTGCGCTCAGGCGCCCCGCCTATGGGGTCCAGGCTCACAGAGGTGTGAAGGAGGCAAGCAGGGGCCTCCGAGCCCAGCCAGCCTCGCTTCGATGCTGGGAGACTAACgtcttccattttgtcttctgcccaGACCAGCTGCGGGCCGTCCAGTGGCTGTGCTACTTCTACAGCGCCGTCATGCCCAGCGAGGCCCAGTATGTCATCTACCACgatctccagctctccctggcccGCAAGGTGGCCGACAAGGTGCtggaggggcagctcctggagaccATCAGTCAGCTGTACCTGTCCCTGGGCACGGAGCGGTAAGGGCTGGTTttgcagtggtggaggtgggggcgggcagggagaagggcacagggaagctggcccagggcccagcagcccctctccttttgatcatttggtgctttggcatcagatgctttgagctggccggcctggggtcatcccagggctgctgctggcccaTGAGTCCCAGCTTGAGCCTCCCTTGTTGGGGCAAAGGTCACCTCaaccccagcagaggcagtaggtgcactctgggctgttcttcctactatggtggcttttgtcatcttacctgtgcctgccccgaatcttcactcctggccttcgtctgtccccttaaatgtgaccacagcagccacctgtggcttctctcccacagaagacagatccagttgtgtcacctgcttccctggggcaGGGTTTCAAGGTCTCACATCCCATATTTGGCCTAGTCAGCTTCCCCCAAGCATCCTGACCTGGTGGGGTAACCATGGCCCTGACCACCCCACCCATAGGGCCCAGTGACATTGCTGCAGTCCCAGCCCCTTGAGTGTTGGACTTACTGAGAGAGCAGAGAAGGAGCCAGATTCCATAGGGACCTGGGAGACTGACTGTAGTCTTGGCCTCaagttcacagaaggaaaatgggctagtgtgctagagccatgcttctcaaagtgtagtccctggaccagtagagcagcatccatgtcacctaggagcttgtggcaagtgggagttctagggcctgccccaggcctgtggagttggaagctctgggggcagggccagcaagCTATAAGGACAGGCCTCCGGGTGACTGTGATGCCTGCACACCTTGAGAACCATCGGCCTAGATAGCCTCTGAACACTAACGGCTCCTGGTGCGTCTGGAAGAGACACAGGCCAtgactgggaggcaggggagatggactagcacactcctcctgccacagggcagcatgatgctcgattccctcagaaggatgtccttcatcttttccatgcCGTGTGTGTTCACTCTGGCCatcccagcagcctgggaagggcagaacactgcacacacaagagggccgttcccagtccccacatgccagattcatctgtcaccagacccacgggaggaggcagactggttccaggaggatgagagcccttgttctgacacctgtgtctgattccagtgattccagggcctacaaatcctctctggactacaccaaacgaagtctggggattttcattgacctccagaggagagaggaggcacatgcctggctgCAAGCAGGGAAGATCTATTACCTCCTGCGGCAGAGCGAGCTGGTGGACCTGTACATCCAGGTGAGTGGCAAGGGATGCAGGAGGACTCCTGTGCTGTTCactctctgtccatccacccatccattcacccttccatcatctatttacctgtccatccttccatccatccatcatccatccatcattcatccatccttttatcatccatctattcacccgtctatccatccattcacctgtccatccacccatccgttcatccttccatcacctatttacctgttcattcttctatccatccatcatccatcatccatccactcgcctgctcatccttccatccatccatccattcacctgttcatccatccgtccctttatcatccattcattcagccaccatccatccatctgttcgtccgttcatccttccatcatccatccattcacctgttcatccatccatcatccatccatcattcatccacctACCAATtgatccttccattcatccatcctctcacccatccatccattcaccgttcgtccatccacccacccaccaatctacctattaatgcatccctccattcatctatctgtccatttgtttatccatacattcgtctgtccaccatctatccatccacatgtacatacatcatctaccctccacccatccatacattatctacccacccatacatacacacatcattccacccacccacccatccatccattcatccatccatccatccaagcat of the Chlorocebus sabaeus isolate Y175 chromosome 8, mChlSab1.0.hap1, whole genome shotgun sequence genome contains:
- the LOC119623523 gene encoding SH3 domain and tetratricopeptide repeat-containing protein 1-like, translated to MRPDRLLLFAGVTDSVEEAETEQPQEQEIPPSCLGLDPQETLSKVKNVLEQCKTCPGCPLEPASWGLCAASSNVSLQDPEDPSFFLEAEDDWEDPEALSSLLLFLNAPGYKASFCGLYDVALPWLSSMFCSFSYEEELTECLAHARGAAKKAGLFMTRVRAIVDCLVALAWLHVLHGQSLVTLNILQSVQDAVVAREDQRV
- the LOC140712158 gene encoding SH3 domain and tetratricopeptide repeat-containing protein 1-like isoform X3, which gives rise to MQLFSRLPCRECGRDFTHVLLQLGHLCTRQGPAQQGKGYYEWALLVTVEIGHVENQLRAVQWLCYFYSAVMPSEAQYVIYHDLQLSLARKVADKVLEGQLLETISQLYLSLGTERDSRAYKSSLDYTKRSLGIFIDLQRREEAHAWLQAGKIYYLLRQSELVDLYIQVAQNVDVHTGDPNLGLELFEAVGDIFFNGPWEQEEGMSFYRNPFDAAGYYQLALAAAVDLGNKKAQLKIYTQLATISHNFLLDREKSLFFYQKARTFATELNVHRVNLPPLPHCGWAPWLTPATLAEDSIQGSGYCARRMVSCLSWCLPWLIFWEMEE
- the LOC140712158 gene encoding SH3 domain and tetratricopeptide repeat-containing protein 1-like isoform X1, which encodes MSSSRCWQAPWRQAVPMQGQALCGLLRQPALPGLPRDHPALGTESPACWEFLDITLGSRQARLRWDFGPHHEPGPEHQFLCPCYLLDQLRAVQWLCYFYSAVMPSEAQYVIYHDLQLSLARKVADKVLEGQLLETISQLYLSLGTERDSRAYKSSLDYTKRSLGIFIDLQRREEAHAWLQAGKIYYLLRQSELVDLYIQVAQNVDVHTGDPNLGLELFEAVGDIFFNGPWEQEEGMSFYRNPFDAAGYYQLALAAAVDLGNKKAQLKIYTQLATISHNFLLDREKSLFFYQKARTFATELNVHRVNLPPLPHCGWAPWLTPATLAEDSIQGSGYCARRMVSCLSWCLPWLIFWEMEE
- the LOC140712158 gene encoding SH3 domain and tetratricopeptide repeat-containing protein 1-like isoform X2, which translates into the protein MSQALNTSSCARVICLVCWQPAHLSSHFTEDTGAGDCPKPQSSSCKSSSLCSVPGPTHKWGLWGPRVAETERGNVSFRPQKPQKDQLRAVQWLCYFYSAVMPSEAQYVIYHDLQLSLARKVADKVLEGQLLETISQLYLSLGTERDSRAYKSSLDYTKRSLGIFIDLQRREEAHAWLQAGKIYYLLRQSELVDLYIQVAQNVDVHTGDPNLGLELFEAVGDIFFNGPWEQEEGMSFYRNPFDAAGYYQLALAAAVDLGNKKAQLKIYTQLATISHNFLLDREKSLFFYQKARTFATELNVHRVNLPPLPHCGWAPWLTPATLAEDSIQGSGYCARRMVSCLSWCLPWLIFWEMEE